A genome region from Pirellulales bacterium includes the following:
- a CDS encoding tetratricopeptide repeat protein encodes MIRFIALAWLGLINCVFILSIAALAEDPPAADKPSTGAQQAVTQHTPEEQAQLDKALDLSKQAGQLYGQGKFAEAEKLAQQVLEINERVLGPDDPAVAKCLSNLALLYFRQGGYAQAETLYQRALKINQKAFGPEHAAVAESLNNLAGLYAGQGKYAQAEPFYQQALAICEKNLGPNDPDVAGCLFTLGKLYRTEHKYTEAEAVYQRVLKIVEQHYGPDHPGMANCLFELAELYVDQHLFAQAEPLMLRAIGIDEKAYGPDDPHVAADLNNAGTMYDEQAQYAKSLPLYERALRIREKTYGPDHPQVAMSLRSLAGAYQAQGNYADALPLFKRALAIDEKVLGPNDPQTWVSLNNLADFYREQGSYSDALPLFQRALKICEQIYGLDAKETAASVHNLALLYSAQANSAEALPLFQRAVKIMENAAGSDDPNTAVLIAGLAAEYRLEGNYAAAVPLYERALNIDEKAYGPEHPQVAVVLNGLALTYESQGDFGEALSSYQRALDIDEKRLGPDHPDTARVLNNIAEVYSQQGNYEEAIAMSQRALKIRQQALGPENLTTLTTVNNLARYDEQSGDFADAVPLHERVLATFEKTLGPNHPSTALALNNLAFAYSATGKQEQALSLYQRASEIINRNLDQTAAVQSENQQFANVQQSRMYLDSFVSCALLAGGDPTAVCQQMLAWKGAITLRQQIAHAARSDDGATEKPLWDELTDVSNRLARLGRATPPADKQAAWHKQLDDLTERKESLEAELSKQSAAFQKLHDQRQLTVEQLAEQLPPDMVVVDLLQFQRNIAEKKADGSTVRRTEERLMASVMRHDRQAVLVDLGLMDPISDAVRKWRVTYGAVANSAEESPGQTLRRLLWEPLSAHLDGVHVVLISPDGDTASFPWEALPGNKPDTFLIEDIGIAIIPVPQMLPSLLEENRTAAQHSNSSLLLLGDVDYGASPGHPEPQAAGNLLLAADAPQAAIRGMGKTEFSPLPGTSTEIDLIGQIYRERFAAGQMLDLKRGDATQQRFREAAPQCQYLHLATHGFFSPATNSGVGVILRLDGKQIAIARLIAGGAAAQDGRLKPDDRILAVAADGKAWTLLEGKSVPETERMMRGPVGTKISLRVQPAAGGDVAEYELTRKPFAQQSFLSQAATSTGGNGNAANIPGLLSGIVLAGANAPPKPDQDDGILTALEVSSLDLHGVDLAVLSACETGLGQTAGGEGTLGLQRAFQVAGAKTTISSLWSVDDAATQTLMVEFYKRLWDKDHPLGKLEALRQAQLEMLRHYDPHAAKLVGQNRGLEIDAPASESGGRLSPKYWAPFVLSGDWR; translated from the coding sequence ATGATCCGCTTCATCGCTTTAGCGTGGTTGGGGCTAATCAATTGCGTCTTCATTCTTTCGATTGCCGCGCTGGCTGAGGATCCGCCCGCTGCCGACAAACCATCTACTGGTGCGCAGCAAGCCGTAACGCAACACACTCCCGAAGAGCAGGCCCAACTGGACAAGGCGCTGGACCTTAGTAAGCAGGCGGGACAACTGTATGGGCAAGGCAAGTTTGCCGAGGCGGAAAAACTGGCTCAACAAGTCCTGGAAATCAACGAGCGAGTGCTGGGTCCCGACGATCCTGCCGTCGCTAAATGCCTAAGCAACCTGGCGCTGTTGTACTTTCGTCAGGGCGGTTATGCCCAGGCCGAAACGCTGTACCAACGGGCTTTGAAGATTAACCAAAAGGCTTTTGGCCCGGAACATGCGGCTGTGGCCGAATCGCTGAACAATTTGGCCGGGCTATACGCCGGCCAGGGAAAGTATGCGCAGGCCGAGCCGTTTTATCAGCAGGCTTTGGCGATTTGCGAAAAGAACTTGGGGCCGAATGATCCCGATGTGGCCGGGTGCCTGTTCACGCTTGGCAAGCTGTACCGAACAGAGCACAAGTACACCGAGGCGGAAGCGGTTTATCAGCGGGTCTTGAAGATTGTGGAACAGCATTATGGCCCCGATCATCCCGGCATGGCCAATTGCCTTTTCGAGTTAGCAGAACTGTATGTGGACCAACATCTTTTTGCGCAAGCTGAGCCGCTGATGCTGCGGGCCATTGGCATCGATGAAAAAGCATACGGGCCAGATGATCCACATGTGGCGGCCGATCTGAATAATGCGGGGACCATGTACGATGAACAAGCACAATACGCCAAGTCGTTGCCGCTCTATGAGCGTGCGCTGAGAATTCGAGAAAAGACTTACGGGCCCGATCATCCTCAAGTCGCCATGTCACTGAGGAGTCTGGCGGGGGCCTACCAAGCACAGGGCAACTATGCCGACGCGCTGCCGCTTTTCAAGCGGGCTCTGGCGATCGATGAAAAAGTCCTGGGACCGAACGACCCGCAAACCTGGGTCAGTCTGAACAACTTGGCGGATTTTTATCGCGAGCAAGGGAGCTACTCCGACGCGCTGCCGCTGTTTCAACGAGCGTTGAAAATTTGCGAGCAGATTTATGGCCTGGACGCCAAAGAAACCGCGGCCAGCGTCCACAATTTAGCCTTGTTGTATAGCGCGCAAGCCAACTCCGCTGAGGCGCTACCGCTGTTCCAGCGCGCGGTAAAAATCATGGAAAACGCCGCGGGGTCCGATGATCCGAATACGGCGGTTTTGATTGCGGGCTTAGCGGCGGAATATCGATTAGAGGGGAACTATGCGGCCGCCGTGCCGCTGTATGAGCGGGCGCTGAATATCGATGAGAAAGCCTACGGGCCGGAGCATCCCCAAGTTGCAGTGGTTTTGAATGGACTGGCGTTAACGTACGAGTCGCAAGGCGATTTTGGCGAGGCGCTGTCTTCGTATCAGCGGGCGCTGGACATTGATGAGAAACGCCTGGGCCCCGACCATCCGGATACCGCCAGGGTGCTCAACAACATCGCCGAAGTGTACTCTCAGCAAGGGAACTATGAAGAGGCGATTGCGATGAGCCAGCGCGCGTTAAAAATTCGCCAGCAGGCGCTGGGGCCAGAAAATCTGACCACGTTGACCACCGTCAACAATCTAGCGAGGTATGACGAACAAAGCGGCGATTTTGCAGACGCAGTGCCACTGCACGAGCGGGTGTTGGCCACGTTTGAAAAAACGCTGGGGCCAAATCATCCGTCGACGGCATTAGCGCTGAATAATTTGGCCTTCGCGTACAGCGCCACGGGCAAACAGGAGCAAGCGTTGTCGCTGTACCAGAGGGCGAGCGAGATCATCAATCGAAATCTCGATCAGACGGCGGCCGTGCAATCAGAAAATCAGCAATTCGCCAATGTTCAACAGAGCAGAATGTACTTGGACTCCTTCGTTTCGTGTGCCTTGCTGGCCGGCGGCGACCCGACGGCCGTTTGCCAGCAGATGCTGGCCTGGAAAGGCGCCATTACGCTCCGGCAGCAAATAGCGCATGCGGCACGCAGTGACGACGGCGCCACGGAGAAACCACTGTGGGACGAATTGACCGATGTTTCGAATCGGCTGGCCAGACTGGGTCGCGCCACACCGCCGGCGGACAAACAAGCAGCCTGGCACAAGCAGCTTGACGATCTTACGGAGCGCAAGGAATCGCTGGAAGCGGAGTTAAGCAAGCAGAGCGCCGCTTTCCAAAAGTTGCACGATCAACGGCAGCTGACCGTCGAGCAACTTGCCGAACAGCTGCCGCCCGACATGGTTGTGGTGGATTTGTTGCAATTCCAACGCAACATTGCGGAAAAAAAAGCTGACGGATCGACTGTGCGGCGCACGGAGGAACGGTTGATGGCGTCGGTGATGCGTCATGACAGGCAAGCGGTGTTGGTGGATTTGGGATTGATGGATCCGATCAGCGATGCGGTTCGAAAATGGCGTGTAACCTACGGCGCTGTGGCCAATTCTGCGGAAGAATCGCCCGGCCAGACGCTGCGCCGATTGTTGTGGGAGCCGTTGTCGGCGCATTTGGATGGCGTGCATGTGGTGTTGATTTCGCCTGACGGCGACACGGCAAGTTTTCCGTGGGAGGCACTGCCCGGCAATAAGCCGGATACGTTTTTGATCGAAGACATCGGCATTGCGATCATTCCCGTGCCGCAAATGCTGCCGAGCCTATTGGAGGAAAACCGCACTGCTGCGCAGCATTCCAATTCCAGCTTGCTGTTGCTTGGCGACGTGGATTATGGGGCCTCGCCCGGGCATCCTGAGCCGCAGGCAGCGGGCAATTTGCTGTTGGCGGCGGATGCGCCCCAGGCTGCGATCCGCGGGATGGGTAAAACGGAATTCTCGCCACTGCCGGGCACGAGCACGGAAATTGATTTGATTGGGCAGATTTACCGAGAGCGGTTTGCCGCCGGACAAATGCTCGACCTGAAACGAGGGGACGCCACGCAGCAGCGATTCCGCGAAGCGGCCCCCCAATGCCAATATCTGCATTTAGCCACGCATGGATTTTTTTCGCCGGCGACCAATTCCGGCGTGGGGGTTATTTTGCGGTTGGACGGGAAGCAGATCGCCATAGCAAGGTTGATCGCCGGCGGCGCTGCTGCACAAGATGGCCGGCTAAAGCCGGATGACCGCATTCTGGCCGTCGCCGCCGACGGCAAAGCGTGGACATTGCTGGAGGGTAAATCGGTTCCGGAAACTGAGCGAATGATGCGGGGACCGGTGGGCACCAAAATCAGCCTGCGCGTGCAACCTGCCGCCGGCGGCGACGTGGCGGAGTACGAATTGACGCGAAAACCTTTTGCACAACAATCGTTTCTCAGTCAAGCGGCAACTTCAACCGGAGGAAATGGAAATGCCGCCAACATTCCCGGCTTGTTGTCCGGCATTGTATTGGCAGGCGCCAACGCGCCGCCCAAGCCCGATCAGGACGACGGCATTTTGACGGCGTTAGAAGTAAGCTCCTTGGATTTGCATGGGGTCGATCTGGCGGTGCTGTCGGCCTGCGAAACGGGTCTTGGTCAAACTGCCGGCGGCGAAGGAACGTTGGGCTTGCAACGCGCTTTTCAAGTTGCCGGGGCCAAGACCACCATCTCTTCGCTGTGGAGCGTCGACGATGCCGCCACGCAAACCCTGATGGTCGAGTTCTACAAGCGGTTGTGGGATAAGGACCATCCGCTGGGCAAGCTGGAGGCGCTGCGTCAGGCGCAGTTGGAAATGTTGCGGCATTACGATCCGCACGCGGCCAAACTTGTTGGCCAAAACCGCGGCCTAGAGATCGATGCTCCGGCGTCGGAATCTGGCGGTCGTCTGTCGCCCAAGTATTGGGCTCCTTTCGTTCTGAGCGGCGATTGGCGATAG
- a CDS encoding caspase family protein, producing MKLWPWLLVAVVLLSRVPCALAEDALTPVAGNQSAPASNAAAPNSTPAVDPTKFHALLVGCTKYDNLKPERSLHGPANDVELVRRFFTDQLHLPLAGIAVLSEAEAAVRGSDFRPTHDNIVREIQNLIDVAHEGDQVVLLLAGHGGQQPERKDPDPTYLKPDGLDQMFLPCDCGQWSGKKWCVEKGIPDYELRSWCKQITNQKKARLWVILDACCSGWTLRGNSTEVTRSISTDDLGIPENDLADARKAAAARQPASRGGEPLPAEGVTQGAFEFSPQSPDYVGIYAAQRDESELEMPMPCDAEGDHPQKVQGLLTYAIVDILSRTSRPITYGELANLIRQRYPQWGRTTGPTPVVEGLAQDREVLGVQRWPGRSSQRWQKDDSGNLTVNEGEVQGLSPGTILTLHPSVDQPDAAAVLGYAKVEDCELLDSTVKPTRYNDTREPRKSALPNGGWFEVAQTDYGSLRVKVGVDMQPVVTDASADQATLHDEAESAALRRLGSELKSAVSKDDSLCQFADNPQAAQWIVQLRDTKLMLLSKDAAEIRGKLPEGVSRFSIPDDQPVPAIVRDMTRIARAQNLLNLTAAQQAAGGVDATGGDPSHPNVDLKIMRFKSKTDRQGVEIELTKGPLTLITGDHIGWQMTNRGPTDVAVSLLYIDAGFGIQAIYPRPGSGTDNMLTKHGGAHTTKAATITANPVGTEHVVLIAVPRLPEHQAPDFSFLEQESLPLARGADDPVNASLESPLGRLLKNAMYGTGGTRGLDSTDAVESQLTLQSWRVVGEPGS from the coding sequence ATGAAGCTTTGGCCCTGGCTACTTGTCGCGGTGGTACTGCTGTCTCGCGTCCCATGCGCCTTGGCCGAAGACGCCCTCACGCCGGTCGCCGGAAATCAATCCGCGCCCGCTTCCAATGCAGCGGCTCCTAACTCTACCCCCGCCGTCGATCCGACAAAGTTTCATGCGCTCTTGGTCGGCTGCACCAAGTACGACAATTTGAAGCCGGAAAGAAGTCTGCATGGTCCGGCCAACGACGTCGAATTGGTCCGCCGGTTCTTTACCGATCAATTGCATCTTCCCCTCGCAGGAATTGCTGTCCTTTCCGAGGCGGAGGCAGCCGTGCGCGGTTCGGACTTTCGGCCCACGCACGACAACATTGTCCGCGAAATCCAAAACTTAATCGATGTAGCGCATGAGGGAGACCAGGTCGTGCTGCTGTTGGCTGGTCACGGCGGACAGCAGCCGGAACGAAAAGATCCCGACCCCACATATCTCAAGCCCGACGGGCTGGATCAAATGTTTCTGCCTTGCGATTGCGGCCAGTGGAGCGGCAAAAAATGGTGCGTGGAAAAAGGCATCCCCGATTACGAACTCCGCTCTTGGTGCAAACAAATCACCAATCAGAAAAAAGCCAGATTGTGGGTGATTTTAGACGCCTGCTGCTCGGGTTGGACCTTGCGCGGCAACTCGACGGAAGTCACCCGGAGCATTTCGACCGACGACTTGGGAATTCCGGAAAACGACCTGGCCGATGCACGGAAAGCGGCCGCGGCCAGGCAACCTGCCAGCCGCGGTGGCGAGCCGTTGCCTGCCGAAGGCGTCACGCAGGGGGCCTTTGAGTTTAGTCCGCAGTCCCCCGATTACGTCGGCATCTATGCGGCCCAGCGGGACGAATCAGAATTGGAAATGCCCATGCCCTGTGATGCCGAAGGCGACCATCCGCAAAAGGTTCAAGGATTATTAACGTATGCCATTGTCGACATTCTCAGCCGCACCTCACGGCCGATCACTTATGGCGAGCTCGCCAATCTCATCCGGCAGCGCTATCCGCAATGGGGACGCACCACCGGTCCCACCCCTGTCGTCGAGGGTTTAGCCCAAGATCGCGAAGTTTTGGGCGTTCAGCGCTGGCCCGGCCGATCGAGCCAACGTTGGCAAAAAGATGACTCCGGCAATTTGACGGTCAACGAAGGAGAAGTTCAGGGCCTCAGCCCGGGCACTATCTTGACGCTGCATCCGTCGGTCGATCAACCCGATGCGGCAGCCGTGTTGGGCTATGCAAAAGTGGAGGACTGCGAGTTGCTGGATTCCACCGTCAAACCCACTCGGTACAACGACACGCGCGAACCACGGAAGTCCGCTTTGCCCAATGGCGGTTGGTTCGAAGTGGCCCAAACCGATTACGGTTCGCTGCGCGTTAAGGTGGGCGTCGACATGCAGCCCGTGGTGACGGACGCTTCGGCCGATCAAGCCACTCTTCACGACGAAGCTGAGTCGGCGGCATTGCGGCGTTTGGGCAGTGAATTGAAATCCGCCGTTTCCAAAGATGATTCACTGTGCCAGTTCGCCGACAATCCCCAAGCGGCCCAATGGATCGTGCAACTGCGCGACACAAAGTTGATGCTGCTGTCGAAAGACGCCGCCGAAATTCGTGGGAAGTTGCCCGAAGGCGTCTCGCGGTTCAGCATTCCAGACGATCAGCCCGTCCCGGCTATCGTGCGCGACATGACACGGATTGCTCGAGCCCAAAACTTGCTGAATTTGACCGCCGCTCAGCAAGCGGCCGGCGGTGTGGATGCAACAGGCGGCGATCCTTCGCATCCTAATGTCGATTTGAAAATCATGCGTTTCAAAAGCAAAACGGATCGCCAAGGCGTCGAAATTGAACTGACGAAAGGCCCGCTTACGTTGATAACAGGCGATCACATTGGTTGGCAAATGACCAATCGAGGCCCGACCGACGTGGCTGTAAGCCTGCTGTATATCGACGCCGGATTCGGCATCCAGGCCATCTATCCCCGCCCCGGCTCCGGCACCGACAACATGCTCACCAAACATGGCGGGGCTCACACCACCAAGGCCGCCACCATTACCGCCAACCCCGTTGGAACTGAACACGTCGTGCTCATTGCCGTGCCGCGATTACCCGAACATCAGGCCCCCGATTTTAGTTTCTTGGAGCAAGAATCTTTACCCCTGGCCCGCGGCGCCGACGACCCGGTAAACGCAAGCCTGGAATCTCCTCTGGGACGATTGCTGAAAAATGCCATGTATGGCACGGGCGGCACACGTGGTTTAGATTCCACCGATGCCGTGGAATCGCAATTGACGCTCCAATCGTGGCGCGTCGTCGGCGAACCGGGCTCGTAA